One region of Myxococcus stipitatus genomic DNA includes:
- a CDS encoding putative baseplate assembly protein yields MPIVPPRLDDRSFDDLVEELLARIPAHTPEWTHARQGDPGRTLLELFAWLADTILYRANLIPERQRLAFLRLLGIQLRPAVAATGVVSVRFDSQTLQPSVVLRPYSEVRGPVPFETRTELPVVHLSAEAYYKRPLAQAERQQMGALLTGLSRVYGLSPTQAAYYVTTALFPDGAAEPAGFDVVERTVDHCLWLALLAPTAADVPTLRQELNTGSAGAPRVLSVGIMPAIEVPALQEEIGPRARIPHQWELSGVPDARGNPTYHLLSVAYDSTQGLTRRGVIHLVMPGHEIGVPSNDVRQSLHAGVGDRPPRLDDARRTERLVAWLRLRPTVKLSRLPLSWVGINAVEVEQRRTYTAVVVGQGDGTPDQELRLPMGSVERESLQLEVEEPGQGYRPWTQVDDLALAERDSAVFQLDAEAGLVRFGNGVRGRMPTVGMRVRVARMRTGGGVAGNLPAGTLKSLSALTVEGTAPAAALKAEQALPTVGGQDAETLPEAERRIPSTLRHGERAVTAEDYRWLAAGSPGASPGRVEVLPRFKPHQRRENVPGVVTVMVLPPSNTFRAPNPRPDRPFLEGVHAHLEARRPLATELYVIGCEYVPLGLSTGITVREGFGRETVVNAVRDALFRWLWPLPPAGPQGGGWTLGRAVRDRELEVAIAQVPGVDSISGVRLFSGGTVVAMPPTPSGTEGATSARFEVRPASTGATTGSALPGGTSASASGWRLLAGTVPGMPVELVLRPWQLPELMAVVVDADGGLPRDLKGAPDPFQSTQPGIAVPVVPEVC; encoded by the coding sequence ATGCCCATCGTCCCGCCCAGACTCGACGACCGGAGCTTCGACGACCTCGTCGAGGAGCTGCTCGCCCGCATTCCCGCGCACACCCCCGAGTGGACCCACGCCCGCCAGGGAGACCCGGGGCGCACGCTGCTGGAGCTGTTCGCCTGGCTGGCGGACACCATCCTGTACCGCGCCAACCTCATCCCGGAGCGGCAGCGGCTGGCCTTCCTGCGCCTGCTCGGCATCCAGCTGCGCCCCGCCGTCGCCGCCACCGGCGTGGTGAGCGTGCGGTTCGACAGCCAGACGCTGCAGCCGTCCGTGGTGCTGCGCCCCTACTCCGAGGTGCGCGGCCCCGTGCCCTTCGAGACGCGCACGGAGCTGCCGGTGGTGCACCTGTCGGCGGAGGCCTACTACAAGCGGCCCCTGGCCCAGGCCGAGCGCCAGCAGATGGGCGCGCTGCTCACCGGCCTGTCGCGCGTGTACGGCCTGTCCCCCACGCAGGCCGCCTACTACGTCACCACCGCGCTGTTCCCCGATGGCGCCGCGGAGCCCGCGGGTTTCGACGTGGTGGAGCGCACGGTGGACCACTGCCTGTGGCTGGCGCTGCTGGCCCCCACGGCGGCGGACGTGCCCACGCTGCGCCAGGAGTTGAACACGGGCTCCGCCGGCGCGCCCCGCGTGCTGAGCGTGGGCATCATGCCCGCCATCGAGGTGCCCGCGCTCCAGGAGGAGATTGGCCCGCGCGCGCGCATCCCCCACCAGTGGGAGCTCAGCGGCGTCCCGGACGCGCGGGGCAACCCCACCTACCACCTGCTGTCGGTGGCCTACGACTCCACCCAGGGCCTCACGCGCCGGGGCGTCATCCACCTGGTGATGCCCGGCCACGAGATTGGCGTGCCGTCCAACGACGTGCGCCAGAGCCTGCACGCGGGCGTGGGAGACCGACCGCCGAGGCTGGACGACGCCAGGCGCACCGAGCGGCTCGTCGCGTGGCTGCGGCTGCGGCCCACGGTGAAGCTGTCGCGCCTGCCGCTGAGCTGGGTGGGCATCAACGCGGTGGAGGTGGAGCAGCGCCGCACGTACACCGCCGTCGTCGTGGGCCAGGGCGACGGGACGCCTGACCAGGAGCTGCGGCTGCCCATGGGCTCGGTGGAGCGCGAGTCGCTCCAGCTCGAGGTGGAGGAGCCGGGACAGGGCTATCGCCCGTGGACGCAGGTGGACGACCTGGCCCTGGCCGAGCGCGACTCCGCCGTCTTCCAGCTCGACGCGGAGGCGGGGCTGGTGCGCTTCGGCAATGGGGTGCGCGGCCGGATGCCCACGGTGGGCATGCGCGTGCGCGTGGCGCGGATGCGCACCGGAGGCGGCGTGGCGGGCAACCTGCCGGCGGGCACGCTCAAGTCCCTCAGCGCGCTCACGGTGGAGGGCACCGCGCCCGCCGCCGCGCTGAAGGCGGAGCAGGCCCTGCCCACGGTGGGAGGCCAGGACGCGGAGACGCTCCCGGAGGCGGAGCGGCGCATCCCCTCCACCCTGCGCCATGGCGAGCGCGCGGTGACGGCTGAGGACTACCGCTGGCTGGCCGCCGGCAGCCCCGGCGCATCCCCGGGCCGGGTGGAGGTGCTGCCCCGCTTCAAGCCCCACCAGCGCCGGGAGAACGTGCCCGGCGTGGTGACGGTGATGGTGCTGCCGCCCTCGAACACCTTCCGCGCCCCCAACCCGCGCCCGGACCGGCCCTTCCTGGAGGGCGTGCACGCGCACCTGGAGGCGCGCCGACCGCTGGCGACGGAGCTGTACGTCATCGGCTGTGAGTACGTGCCGCTGGGCCTCTCCACCGGCATCACCGTGCGCGAGGGCTTCGGCCGCGAGACGGTGGTGAACGCGGTGCGGGACGCGCTGTTCCGCTGGCTGTGGCCGCTGCCTCCCGCGGGCCCGCAGGGCGGCGGCTGGACACTGGGGCGCGCGGTGAGGGACCGGGAGCTGGAGGTGGCCATCGCGCAGGTGCCCGGCGTGGACTCCATCAGCGGCGTGCGCCTGTTCAGCGGCGGCACGGTGGTGGCGATGCCGCCGACCCCCTCCGGCACGGAGGGCGCCACCTCCGCGCGCTTCGAGGTGCGTCCGGCGTCGACCGGCGCGACCACCGGCTCCGCGCTGCCCGGAGGCACCAGCGCGTCCGCGTCGGGTTGGCGGCTGCTGGCCGGCACCGTGCCCGGCATGCCGGTGGAGCTGGTGCTGCGCCCCTGGCAGTTGCCGGAGCTGATGGCGGTCGTCGTCGACGCCGACGGGGGCCTGCCCCGGGATTTGAAGGGCGCGCCGGATCCGTTCCAGTCCACCCAGCCGGGGATCGCCGTCCCCGTCGTCCCCGAGGTCTGCTGA
- a CDS encoding phage tail protein, translated as MDANRLRFWLLAEPLVHWEPLPEGPSQPHAIHRDTSRRTVRLASSPGTVPWTEPDEPARAEQLVNQVPGTLDAFGTWAYLDEATATVMAAGAGPEPTPLLRFDATTPRARPTDLVLGEDGVLYVAAGGGKVLLSDTRNRWDPATVSLEGFEAWRLAPAPGGGVFVLGRPTSLGAPSGPAQVRLAHVTGQPLHRGLPGERAPTVFNPEDNRNPPRMSLLLDGPSLPGEVLVGLATSPDGRLALLSWVHDAASAVPPGDGSARLRFFTGTGVTEPVALLGARRPFSLAWVRAERVAVLLRTGATTLGAVAYEPQAQEPLAAPLGDYYPLTAHDGGPFLHGPHAQVHYPVQAGAPEPLHPVSLPSFALQGSMRNAGAPLAPLLDAGDARAVWHRLYLEACLPPRCGLRVFLAATSTAQRPAEDAEDTWHEHLFGDVASTSGAAQVPRGAWVSDASELPFHPGLLPGTPEPGRRGLFTVLIQRAGRRVRALQGRYLWVRVQLVGDGRSSPEVAALRVHGPRFSYAENYLPELYREQVFGDDADAKATSTPADFLERFLGLTEGLLTPIEDRIAGASLLTDPRTVPEESLEWLAGWIGLTFDAAIPHERRRRLLEAAPRIRPWRGTSRGLRLALDALTDGGISRGGLVVVEEYRLRRTFSTLLGIDLGDEDDPLLPGLHQSGNSYVGDTLFLGSEDHKEFLALFGPEAPTTAAEEAAVEQFLAGLAHRVTVLVHQDLDARELGLVQRVAELEAPAHVAVSVKRASHPLMVGVASLVGIDTYLGPPPSPQPLRVGEGALGSRNLLERPPSLDPRLLAGG; from the coding sequence ATGGACGCGAACCGGCTGCGCTTCTGGCTGTTGGCAGAGCCCCTCGTCCACTGGGAGCCGCTCCCGGAGGGGCCGTCCCAGCCGCACGCCATCCACCGCGACACGAGCCGCCGCACCGTGCGGCTGGCGAGCTCGCCGGGCACGGTCCCCTGGACGGAGCCGGACGAGCCGGCGCGGGCCGAGCAGCTCGTGAACCAGGTGCCGGGCACGCTGGACGCCTTCGGCACGTGGGCGTATCTCGACGAGGCGACGGCCACCGTGATGGCCGCGGGGGCGGGCCCCGAGCCCACCCCGCTGCTGCGCTTCGACGCCACGACGCCGCGCGCGCGCCCCACCGACCTGGTGCTGGGCGAGGACGGCGTCCTGTACGTCGCCGCGGGCGGTGGCAAGGTGCTGCTCTCGGACACCCGCAACCGGTGGGACCCCGCCACCGTGTCGCTGGAGGGCTTCGAGGCGTGGAGGCTCGCGCCCGCGCCCGGAGGCGGCGTGTTCGTGCTGGGCCGCCCCACGTCGCTGGGCGCTCCCTCGGGGCCCGCCCAGGTGCGGCTGGCCCACGTGACGGGACAGCCCCTGCACCGGGGCCTGCCCGGCGAGCGCGCGCCCACCGTCTTCAACCCCGAGGACAACCGGAACCCGCCGCGCATGTCGCTCCTGTTGGACGGGCCCTCGCTTCCGGGCGAGGTGCTCGTGGGGCTCGCCACCAGCCCCGACGGGCGGCTCGCGCTCTTGAGCTGGGTGCACGACGCCGCCAGCGCCGTGCCCCCCGGGGACGGCTCCGCGCGCCTGCGCTTCTTCACGGGCACCGGCGTGACGGAGCCCGTGGCGCTGCTGGGCGCGCGCAGGCCCTTCAGCCTCGCGTGGGTCCGCGCAGAGCGCGTCGCCGTGCTGCTGCGCACGGGAGCGACCACCCTCGGCGCCGTGGCCTACGAGCCGCAAGCCCAGGAGCCGCTCGCCGCGCCCCTGGGCGACTACTACCCGCTCACCGCCCATGACGGCGGCCCGTTCCTGCACGGCCCCCACGCCCAGGTCCACTACCCCGTCCAGGCGGGCGCGCCGGAGCCGCTGCACCCCGTGTCGCTGCCCTCCTTCGCGCTCCAGGGCTCCATGCGCAACGCGGGGGCGCCCCTGGCCCCGCTGCTGGACGCCGGCGACGCCCGCGCCGTCTGGCACCGGCTGTACCTGGAGGCGTGCCTGCCGCCGCGCTGCGGCCTGCGCGTCTTCCTCGCGGCGACGAGCACCGCGCAGCGCCCGGCCGAGGACGCCGAGGACACCTGGCACGAGCACCTCTTCGGCGACGTGGCGTCCACCAGCGGCGCCGCGCAGGTCCCCCGGGGCGCGTGGGTGTCCGACGCCTCCGAGCTGCCCTTCCACCCCGGGCTCCTGCCCGGGACACCGGAGCCCGGCCGCCGGGGACTCTTCACCGTCCTCATCCAGCGCGCGGGGCGGCGCGTGCGCGCGCTCCAGGGGCGCTACCTCTGGGTGCGGGTGCAGCTGGTCGGCGACGGACGCTCGTCGCCGGAGGTGGCCGCGCTGCGCGTGCACGGCCCGCGCTTCTCGTACGCGGAGAACTACCTGCCGGAGCTCTACCGCGAGCAGGTCTTCGGCGACGACGCGGACGCGAAGGCGACGAGCACCCCCGCGGACTTCCTCGAGCGCTTCCTCGGCCTCACCGAGGGCCTGCTCACCCCCATCGAGGACAGGATCGCCGGGGCCTCGCTGCTCACGGACCCGCGCACCGTCCCCGAGGAGTCGCTGGAGTGGCTCGCCGGGTGGATCGGCCTCACCTTCGACGCCGCCATCCCCCACGAGCGACGGCGGCGGCTGCTGGAGGCCGCGCCGCGCATCCGCCCGTGGCGAGGCACCTCGCGGGGCCTGAGGCTGGCGCTGGACGCGCTCACCGACGGCGGCATCTCCCGGGGCGGGCTGGTCGTCGTGGAGGAGTACCGGCTGCGCCGCACCTTCTCCACGCTGCTCGGCATCGACCTGGGTGACGAGGACGACCCGCTCCTGCCCGGGCTGCACCAGAGCGGCAACTCGTACGTCGGCGACACGCTCTTCCTGGGCAGCGAGGACCACAAGGAGTTCCTCGCGCTGTTCGGCCCCGAGGCGCCGACGACCGCCGCCGAGGAGGCCGCGGTGGAGCAGTTCCTCGCCGGGCTCGCCCACCGCGTCACGGTGCTGGTGCACCAGGACCTCGACGCGCGGGAGCTGGGCCTGGTGCAGCGGGTGGCGGAGCTGGAGGCCCCCGCGCATGTCGCCGTCTCCGTGAAGAGGGCGAGCCATCCGCTCATGGTGGGCGTGGCCTCGCTCGTGGGCATCGACACGTACCTGGGGCCACCACCGAGCCCCCAGCCCCTTCGCGTGGGCGAGGGCGCGCTCGGCAGCAGGAACCTGCTCGAGCGTCCCCCCAGCCTGGACCCCCGACTTCTCGCAGGAGGTTAG